The proteins below come from a single Streptococcus canis genomic window:
- a CDS encoding NEAT domain-containing protein, which produces MKKISKYALVAMSAFVLAQAAQTVKSEGYLVQSQLVTTVKLTQDNILLFEEIGPYADKSAGKQYYKNIEKIILDKETYEKSMAGDRSFDINYQGVKINAKLIKDGKHDLVIVNKKDGGILVTFEKEGNKVTFITAKTLDATASLEQVDEYTGSNKDITEKEVAKASKQPETTSDELSLITKLVEEDGAIVFPEIDRYSTNKQVKSLTQQITDIKVNGSLYKDLISDSVKDTLGWVSNMKGLHLGTKAFKDGENTIVISSKGFEDVTITVAKKDGHFHFVSAKQKRSVSAKDSQSTELDVTSLEKAMKEADAIIAKESNKDAVKDLAEKLQVIKDSYKEIKDSKLLADTYRLLKDTIKVYQSADISINNLTAGTYTLNFRANKENTEESSMLQGAFDKKAKLVVKEDGKMEISLLNTALGAFLIDFSIESKGTYPTSVRTQVGKRDINNNYIRSEFTMPIEDLNALHKGAVLVSAMGGQESDLHHYDKYTKLDMTFDTAISKGWTGYQAETDDKEKGAGSERLEKVLIKLGKDLDGDGKLSEAELGQIQGELRLDHYDLTDISLLKHLKKVTELHLEGNQITEIPKEMFSQMKQLRFLNLRSNYLTYLDKNIFKNNTQLKELYLSSNFIHTLEGGLFKPLNHLEQLDLSKNRIKSLHDDLFEGLSHLTSLGFAENNLEDISEKALEPLVSLSFIDFSQNHLSLLPKAIGKLHHLNTIVASRNHITSIENISFKDLPKLSVLNLSTNEISSLPDKIFKHNSQLTKLDFFNNILTQVEESVFPDIETLNLDVTFNQLKSVSPKVRALIGQHKLTPQKHLAKLEASLDGATIKYHQALSLLDLYYWEQKTNSVINRELVSIDDYQQFLQEKGSDTTSLLNDLQIDWNIMIQLQKKTSNGQYVTVDKKEMVNDPKDELEGSFDLKGAGTYRIRKAMLIKEFAKRREYVYLVSNDITVTKEQALKQEATANKEEIGLTKDQLVDGIYYLTADMLKTDLASESMSNKAINHRVTLIVEKGLPYLEIEFKGMTVGKMQGYLGELSYFVDGYQRDLAGKPIGQKEKAEVISYFTDATGISLEDTYGKNYPKVLRIKLIEQAKKDGLVPLQVFVPIMDSISKGSGFQTVFMRLDWQSLTKDKNKVGDEPLSRTGDGGVTTVSQPTGVPATQQGGASPKQSSSGSGIANLTDLLAKKPATQAKQETTSQKADSSKIDKLKRLISDHQSSASQDSKGLTSKAADKGEHLGQLSKFKGSNNDYHLIAGLSTFVIAALGLVLGRKKLFK; this is translated from the coding sequence ATGAAAAAAATCAGCAAGTACGCCCTTGTGGCAATGTCAGCATTTGTTCTGGCTCAGGCTGCGCAAACGGTCAAATCAGAAGGCTATTTGGTTCAGTCACAGTTGGTTACAACGGTTAAACTAACACAGGACAATATTCTCTTGTTTGAAGAGATTGGCCCTTATGCTGATAAGTCAGCTGGAAAACAATATTATAAAAACATTGAAAAGATTATCCTTGATAAGGAAACCTATGAAAAAAGCATGGCAGGTGATCGCAGTTTTGACATCAATTACCAAGGGGTTAAAATAAACGCTAAGCTTATTAAAGATGGCAAACATGACTTGGTTATTGTCAATAAAAAGGATGGCGGTATTCTTGTGACCTTTGAAAAAGAGGGCAATAAGGTCACTTTTATAACAGCTAAAACTTTGGATGCTACTGCTAGCCTTGAACAAGTCGATGAATACACTGGTTCTAATAAAGACATTACTGAAAAAGAAGTTGCTAAAGCTAGCAAGCAGCCAGAAACAACTAGTGACGAATTATCGCTGATTACAAAACTGGTCGAAGAAGATGGCGCTATTGTATTCCCAGAGATTGACCGTTATTCTACTAACAAACAAGTCAAATCGTTAACGCAACAAATTACAGACATCAAAGTGAATGGTTCTCTTTATAAGGATTTGATTTCTGATTCTGTGAAAGATACTCTTGGTTGGGTCTCCAATATGAAAGGACTTCATCTTGGAACAAAAGCTTTTAAAGATGGGGAAAATACTATTGTGATATCTTCCAAAGGATTTGAAGATGTCACTATTACTGTTGCCAAGAAAGATGGTCATTTCCATTTTGTATCTGCCAAACAAAAGCGGAGTGTGTCTGCCAAAGACAGTCAGTCAACAGAGTTGGATGTCACCTCTTTAGAAAAAGCAATGAAAGAGGCGGATGCTATTATTGCTAAAGAAAGTAACAAAGACGCAGTTAAAGATCTGGCTGAGAAACTTCAAGTCATCAAGGATTCTTACAAGGAAATCAAAGATAGTAAGCTACTTGCTGATACTTATCGACTGTTAAAAGATACCATTAAAGTTTATCAATCAGCTGATATTTCTATTAATAACCTGACTGCCGGTACTTATACGTTAAATTTTAGAGCCAACAAGGAAAATACAGAAGAGTCTTCTATGCTTCAAGGAGCTTTTGATAAAAAGGCTAAATTGGTGGTGAAGGAAGATGGGAAAATGGAAATTTCCTTGCTTAACACTGCCTTGGGAGCATTTTTGATTGATTTTTCCATTGAAAGCAAAGGCACTTATCCAACCTCTGTGCGGACTCAAGTTGGTAAGCGAGACATTAACAACAACTACATTCGCAGTGAATTTACCATGCCAATCGAAGATCTGAATGCATTGCACAAGGGTGCTGTATTGGTGTCGGCTATGGGTGGGCAAGAGAGTGATTTACACCACTATGACAAATACACCAAGCTTGATATGACCTTTGATACAGCTATTAGTAAAGGTTGGACGGGTTATCAGGCAGAAACTGATGACAAAGAAAAGGGAGCTGGTTCGGAACGGCTTGAAAAAGTTTTGATTAAACTTGGCAAAGATTTAGATGGTGATGGCAAGCTGTCAGAGGCTGAGTTAGGTCAAATTCAAGGGGAATTACGCTTAGACCACTACGATTTGACAGATATTTCCCTTTTAAAACACCTTAAAAAGGTTACCGAATTACACTTAGAAGGAAACCAAATTACGGAAATTCCAAAAGAGATGTTTAGCCAAATGAAACAACTTCGGTTTCTTAATTTAAGAAGTAATTATTTAACCTACCTAGACAAAAATATATTTAAGAATAATACTCAATTAAAAGAACTCTACTTATCAAGTAACTTTATTCACACTCTTGAAGGGGGATTATTTAAACCACTTAATCACCTAGAACAACTTGATCTCTCAAAAAATCGTATTAAAAGTCTTCACGACGACCTATTTGAAGGCTTGTCTCATCTCACGTCATTAGGATTTGCAGAAAATAATCTTGAAGATATATCTGAAAAGGCACTAGAGCCTCTAGTATCACTCAGCTTTATTGATTTTTCTCAAAACCATTTATCGCTACTGCCAAAAGCGATTGGAAAATTACACCACTTAAATACTATCGTGGCAAGTAGGAATCATATTACTAGCATTGAAAATATTTCATTTAAAGATCTTCCAAAATTATCTGTACTCAATTTATCAACAAATGAAATCTCAAGCCTTCCAGATAAGATATTTAAACATAATAGCCAATTAACGAAACTTGATTTTTTTAATAACATACTTACTCAAGTTGAAGAATCGGTATTTCCAGATATTGAAACGCTTAATTTAGATGTGACATTCAACCAGTTAAAAAGTGTCAGTCCAAAAGTAAGAGCTCTTATTGGGCAACATAAACTGACTCCACAAAAACATCTTGCAAAACTTGAAGCTTCTTTAGATGGAGCAACAATTAAGTATCATCAAGCGCTCAGTCTTTTAGATTTGTATTATTGGGAGCAAAAGACAAATTCTGTCATCAATAGAGAACTAGTTTCTATTGATGACTATCAACAATTTTTACAAGAAAAAGGTTCAGATACCACTTCTTTACTTAATGATCTGCAAATCGACTGGAATATTATGATTCAGTTGCAAAAGAAAACGTCCAATGGACAATATGTGACCGTTGACAAAAAAGAAATGGTCAATGACCCAAAAGATGAACTGGAAGGCAGTTTTGATTTAAAAGGTGCGGGCACTTACCGCATTCGTAAAGCTATGCTAATCAAGGAATTTGCCAAAAGACGCGAGTATGTTTACCTTGTCTCAAATGATATTACGGTGACGAAAGAGCAAGCACTGAAACAAGAAGCAACTGCTAACAAGGAAGAAATAGGACTGACTAAAGATCAACTGGTAGACGGTATTTATTACCTGACTGCCGATATGTTGAAGACAGACTTGGCATCAGAATCTATGTCCAATAAGGCTATTAATCACCGAGTGACCTTGATTGTGGAAAAAGGTCTTCCTTATTTGGAAATTGAATTTAAAGGCATGACAGTTGGTAAAATGCAGGGTTATCTTGGGGAATTGAGCTATTTTGTGGATGGTTACCAAAGAGATTTGGCTGGTAAACCGATTGGTCAAAAAGAAAAAGCAGAGGTGATTTCTTACTTTACCGATGCTACTGGCATATCTCTTGAAGACACCTATGGCAAAAACTATCCTAAGGTACTTCGCATTAAATTGATTGAACAAGCTAAAAAAGATGGACTTGTGCCATTACAGGTCTTTGTTCCTATCATGGACTCTATTTCAAAGGGTTCAGGTTTCCAAACGGTCTTTATGCGTCTGGATTGGCAGAGCCTCACCAAAGATAAGAATAAAGTAGGAGATGAGCCCCTTTCTCGAACTGGAGATGGGGGAGTTACCACAGTAAGCCAGCCGACAGGAGTACCAGCTACCCAGCAAGGAGGAGCAAGTCCTAAGCAATCGTCATCTGGTTCAGGAATTGCCAACTTAACTGATTTATTGGCTAAGAAACCAGCAACTCAAGCTAAGCAAGAAACAACTTCTCAAAAGGCTGATTCCAGTAAAATAGATAAATTAAAGCGTTTGATTTCTGATCATCAATCATCAGCTAGTCAGGATTCAAAAGGTTTGACATCAAAAGCAGCTGACAAAGGAGAACATTTAGGACAACTATCAAAATTCAAGGGCAGTAACAATGACTATCATTTGATTGCTGGCCTGTCCACTTTTGTGATAGCAGCTCTAGGATTAGTTCTCGGTCGAAAAAAATTATTCAAATAA
- a CDS encoding heme-binding Shp domain-containing protein, producing MTKKTEKEEDMTKAATNRILQGIIVFMLGLSAMTGPVYADKGQLYSCLIQRDYRHPVSGVIEDSGGENAFDIGQGMVEGTVYNNGLLEASESGELVLTFRMSLADFSGHYHFWVQSGGRGDFQVVDYRVTHQGTDSNGTTKDIAITLPDINSVIRGSMFVEPMGREVVFYLSPAGLEAGYSGDMVAQLVTETDEYQDRQDKVVKEAVAPKVVDKSQSLDQETKKSQEQVVPKSASSSTLTAKKLHQKKSSKLGLTTSLDQKTEEKSKGKKALPVIIYYLPTLFLILGGAAAWVWRKRRKDDKTS from the coding sequence ATGACGAAAAAGACAGAAAAAGAGGAAGATATGACAAAGGCAGCAACAAACCGTATTTTGCAAGGAATAATTGTATTTATGCTAGGCTTGTCTGCAATGACAGGTCCTGTTTATGCGGATAAGGGCCAGCTTTACAGTTGTCTGATTCAGAGAGATTACCGCCATCCTGTGTCTGGAGTGATCGAAGACAGTGGTGGTGAGAATGCCTTTGATATTGGTCAAGGCATGGTGGAGGGCACTGTATATAACAATGGGCTGCTGGAAGCTTCGGAGTCAGGGGAGCTCGTTTTAACCTTTCGCATGAGTTTGGCTGATTTTTCAGGTCATTACCATTTTTGGGTGCAGTCTGGAGGACGGGGTGACTTTCAGGTAGTTGATTACAGGGTAACGCACCAAGGGACAGATTCAAACGGAACAACCAAAGACATTGCCATAACCTTGCCTGATATTAATAGTGTTATTCGAGGAAGCATGTTTGTGGAGCCTATGGGACGAGAAGTGGTCTTTTACCTCTCTCCTGCTGGGCTTGAAGCTGGTTATTCAGGCGATATGGTAGCACAGCTGGTCACCGAAACAGATGAGTATCAAGACAGACAAGATAAGGTGGTTAAGGAAGCCGTTGCACCAAAAGTGGTAGATAAATCCCAATCCCTTGACCAAGAGACTAAGAAGTCACAGGAACAAGTAGTGCCTAAATCAGCAAGTTCCTCAACGTTAACGGCTAAGAAACTTCATCAGAAAAAGTCATCTAAGTTGGGCTTGACTACTTCTTTAGACCAGAAAACAGAAGAAAAGTCCAAGGGTAAGAAGGCCTTACCAGTGATTATTTACTATCTTCCAACTCTTTTCCTAATACTAGGAGGGGCTGCAGCATGGGTTTGGAGAAAGAGAAGAAAAGATGATAAAACAAGTTAA
- the isdE gene encoding heme ABC transporter substrate-binding protein IsdE: MIKQVKGIGLALMTFFLVACVNQHPKTAKETKEQRIVATSVAVVDICNRLNLDLVGVCDSQLYTLPKRYDAVKRVGLPMNPDMELVASLKPTWILSPNSLQEDLEPKYQKLDTEYGFLNLRSVEGMYQSIDDLGNLFQRQQEAKELRQQYQNDYHAFQAKRKGKKKPKVLILMGLPGSYLVATNQSYVGNLLDLAGGENVYQSADKEFLSANPEDMLAKRPDLILRTAHAIPDKVKVMFDKEFTENDIWKHFTAVKKGKVYDLDNTLFGMSAKFNYPEALDTLAQLFDQMGGHQ, encoded by the coding sequence ATGATAAAACAAGTTAAAGGAATTGGTCTGGCCTTAATGACCTTCTTTTTGGTAGCTTGTGTGAATCAGCATCCTAAAACTGCTAAAGAGACTAAAGAGCAGAGAATTGTAGCCACTTCGGTGGCTGTGGTTGATATTTGTAATCGTTTAAATCTTGACCTCGTTGGGGTTTGTGATAGTCAATTATATACCCTACCCAAACGCTATGACGCTGTTAAGCGTGTGGGTTTACCCATGAATCCTGATATGGAATTGGTGGCTTCTTTGAAACCAACTTGGATTTTAAGCCCTAATTCTTTACAGGAAGACTTGGAACCCAAGTATCAAAAATTGGATACTGAGTATGGTTTTTTGAACTTACGAAGTGTTGAGGGGATGTACCAGTCCATTGATGATTTAGGAAACCTTTTCCAACGTCAACAAGAAGCAAAAGAATTGCGCCAGCAATATCAGAATGATTATCATGCTTTCCAAGCGAAACGTAAAGGGAAGAAAAAACCTAAAGTGCTTATCCTTATGGGCTTGCCAGGCAGTTATTTGGTGGCGACTAACCAGTCTTATGTAGGGAATCTTTTGGACTTGGCAGGTGGTGAGAATGTTTATCAGTCAGCTGATAAGGAATTTCTATCAGCTAACCCTGAAGACATGCTGGCTAAGAGGCCCGATTTGATTTTACGGACAGCTCATGCCATTCCAGACAAGGTAAAAGTGATGTTTGACAAAGAATTTACTGAGAATGATATTTGGAAACATTTTACGGCAGTCAAGAAAGGGAAAGTCTATGACTTGGATAATACTCTCTTTGGAATGAGTGCTAAATTTAACTACCCAGAAGCCTTAGACACCTTAGCACAGCTTTTTGACCAGATGGGAGGTCATCAGTAA
- a CDS encoding FecCD family ABC transporter permease, with product MTASDLQRDQSLLAKKRFRSGLYLILLILALVFLATIALSLGGLAVSYGAIVKGLFVAYDPQVALIYDLRFPRIVIALLAGAGIAVSGVLFQAVLKNPISDPAIIGISSGASFMVLVSSLLLPQLLLYGSIVSFLGGGVSFLLIYGLAWKKRLHPIRIMLTGIAINALFMGLSTALTSFSASASPVVNALLAGHISQKTWSDVGGLLPCTFIGLLLALLLSKTCDLLLLDDRVIRNLGIDATVLRLGISLVAVLLASVATSVVGVVSFLGLIVPHISRLLVGSKHQILIPFSALLGAFVFLLADTLGRSLAYPLEISPAIIMSIVGGPYFIYLLRRSDII from the coding sequence ATGACAGCATCAGATTTACAAAGGGATCAATCTCTACTGGCTAAAAAACGTTTCAGAAGTGGTCTTTATCTGATTCTTTTGATTCTCGCCCTCGTGTTTTTGGCGACTATTGCCTTATCCCTTGGTGGTTTGGCGGTTTCTTACGGAGCGATTGTCAAGGGATTGTTTGTGGCTTATGACCCCCAAGTGGCCTTGATTTATGACTTACGCTTTCCAAGAATTGTCATTGCTTTATTGGCAGGAGCAGGGATAGCTGTTTCGGGAGTTCTTTTTCAAGCGGTTTTGAAAAATCCCATTTCGGATCCTGCTATTATCGGTATTTCCAGTGGAGCGAGTTTTATGGTTTTAGTCTCTAGTTTACTTTTACCGCAATTGCTTCTTTATGGGTCAATCGTATCTTTTTTAGGAGGCGGGGTGTCTTTCCTGCTGATTTATGGTCTAGCGTGGAAAAAGAGGCTTCATCCTATTCGGATTATGCTAACAGGGATTGCCATTAATGCTTTATTTATGGGGTTGTCAACTGCTTTAACCAGTTTTTCTGCCTCAGCTAGTCCTGTGGTCAATGCTCTTTTAGCAGGTCATATTAGTCAGAAAACATGGTCTGATGTAGGGGGATTGCTCCCTTGTACATTCATTGGCTTGTTGCTAGCTCTGCTATTGTCAAAAACCTGTGACCTTCTTCTCTTAGATGACCGGGTGATTCGTAATCTAGGAATTGATGCTACGGTGTTACGGTTGGGAATTTCCTTGGTTGCTGTTTTACTGGCTTCGGTAGCCACTTCGGTCGTTGGAGTGGTTTCTTTCCTAGGCTTGATTGTCCCTCATATTAGCCGCTTGCTGGTTGGAAGTAAGCACCAAATCTTAATTCCTTTTTCAGCTTTGCTTGGAGCCTTTGTCTTTTTGCTAGCCGATACCTTAGGAAGAAGTCTTGCTTACCCATTGGAAATTAGCCCTGCGATTATAATGAGTATTGTAGGCGGGCCTTACTTTATCTACCTGTTAAGGAGGTCTGATATTATATGA
- a CDS encoding ABC transporter ATP-binding protein: MSKNSSHIKVQNLSFAYGENLVLDNLTFSIPKGKITTIMGANGSGKSTLLQLLTKNLPLKQGQVWLEQEELATISLKAFAKKVAVVHQYHQVAEGLLVGELVAMARLARRSFFRTTTKEDEERLAWALEVTALSDYVYRDIQHLSGGEQQRVWIAMALAQETDIIFLDEPTTYLDIRYQLDILKLIAKINQELGLTIVLVLHDINQALSLSDHLIGLKDGRLYAQGQPRELLDQQFIGDVFGVELPFVEKNGQQFVLTSLVNKTNDTRSQRRDRNKNR, encoded by the coding sequence ATGAGCAAGAACAGCAGTCATATTAAGGTGCAAAACCTTTCCTTTGCTTATGGGGAAAATCTTGTTTTAGATAACCTGACCTTTAGCATTCCAAAGGGGAAAATTACCACTATTATGGGGGCAAATGGCAGTGGCAAGTCGACCTTATTACAATTATTAACCAAAAATCTTCCATTAAAACAAGGGCAGGTTTGGCTTGAGCAGGAAGAATTAGCAACTATTTCTCTTAAGGCTTTTGCGAAAAAAGTGGCAGTGGTACACCAATACCATCAAGTGGCCGAAGGTTTGTTAGTGGGTGAATTGGTAGCCATGGCTAGGCTTGCCCGTCGTTCTTTTTTTAGAACGACTACCAAAGAAGATGAAGAACGTCTTGCTTGGGCCTTAGAGGTAACGGCTTTGAGTGATTATGTTTATCGTGACATCCAACACCTTTCTGGTGGTGAGCAGCAGAGGGTTTGGATTGCCATGGCTCTTGCTCAGGAAACAGATATTATTTTTTTAGATGAACCAACGACTTATTTGGATATTAGGTACCAGCTTGACATTCTCAAGCTGATTGCTAAAATCAACCAAGAACTAGGGCTAACAATTGTTTTAGTATTACATGATATCAATCAGGCCTTGTCTCTTTCAGACCATCTTATTGGACTGAAAGATGGGCGGCTTTATGCCCAAGGTCAGCCAAGAGAACTCCTTGATCAACAATTTATCGGAGATGTCTTTGGTGTTGAATTGCCCTTTGTTGAGAAAAATGGTCAACAGTTTGTCCTCACCTCATTGGTCAACAAAACCAATGATACTAGAAGTCAAAGGAGAGATAGGAACAAGAACAGATGA
- a CDS encoding ABC transporter ATP-binding protein/permease has protein sequence MTATGDTISRKKRKKLLKRLRERIAPKNYLLYMSAFLSWLQFLMRIISFYLIAKTFAAFVSGQVVVLGHLVGLLLLLNVVGFALAMLGKQLQGIASQFARDSLKESFFEAFVALDGQFDLNSSNADILTLASQGIDSLDTYYAYYLSLSMRTKWNCTTVMLLVFLSYPLAGLVFLLALPLIPISIMAMQKRSKQIMNHYWSSYMDVGNLFMDDLKGLNTLYSYQAAERYEQQFAGKAEQFRKATMSLLGFQLQAVGYMDAVMYLGIGLSGFLAVQALATGQLSFFSFLFFLLIATEFFAPIREQGYGMHLVMMNTKMADRIFTFLDSVPARKDDKSKLATSFSRVDIQHLTLAYGEKTVLNGITMTLTKGQLTAIAGVSGQGKTSLAQLLLKRQQATSGHILFDDLDSESLSQESINQQVLYVSDQSTLLNRSIYDNLRLAADLSKKEVLDWIDQHGLLSFINWLPDGIDTLVGENGNLLSPGQRQQVICARAFLSQRSLYIFDEATSSLDAENESIIYDLMSQLAKTAMVVVITHKMSRLKRADQILFLSPGQAACLGRPQDLYRNQASYRQLVDTQARLEASIYG, from the coding sequence ATGACGGCAACAGGAGATACAATATCAAGGAAAAAAAGAAAAAAGCTGCTAAAGCGATTACGAGAGCGCATTGCACCGAAAAACTATTTGCTTTATATGTCAGCCTTTTTATCTTGGTTACAATTTTTGATGAGGATTATCAGTTTTTACCTCATCGCTAAAACCTTTGCGGCCTTTGTCTCAGGACAAGTCGTTGTTCTAGGGCATTTGGTAGGCTTACTCTTGCTTTTAAATGTGGTAGGCTTTGCCCTTGCTATGTTAGGCAAGCAATTGCAAGGGATTGCTTCACAATTTGCTAGAGACTCACTCAAAGAATCTTTCTTTGAGGCTTTTGTTGCCTTGGATGGGCAATTTGATCTTAATTCCAGCAATGCTGATATTTTGACGCTGGCTTCGCAAGGGATTGACAGTTTGGACACCTATTATGCCTATTATTTGTCCTTATCTATGCGAACCAAATGGAATTGTACAACGGTTATGCTCTTGGTTTTTTTAAGTTATCCCTTGGCAGGTTTAGTCTTTTTATTAGCTCTGCCTCTTATTCCTATTTCTATTATGGCTATGCAAAAGCGGTCTAAGCAAATCATGAATCATTATTGGTCTTCTTATATGGATGTTGGCAATTTATTTATGGATGATCTTAAAGGCCTTAATACCCTGTATTCTTATCAAGCAGCAGAACGTTACGAGCAACAATTTGCTGGTAAGGCAGAGCAGTTTCGCAAGGCTACCATGTCCTTGCTCGGCTTTCAACTACAAGCAGTTGGTTATATGGATGCAGTCATGTATCTAGGAATTGGTTTGTCAGGATTTTTAGCTGTTCAAGCTTTGGCAACAGGCCAGTTATCGTTCTTTAGTTTCCTCTTCTTTCTCTTGATTGCCACAGAATTTTTTGCCCCTATTCGTGAGCAGGGCTATGGCATGCACTTGGTTATGATGAATACCAAAATGGCTGACCGTATCTTTACTTTCTTGGATAGTGTTCCAGCAAGAAAAGATGACAAGAGTAAACTAGCAACTAGCTTTAGCCGGGTTGACATTCAACATCTGACCTTGGCTTATGGGGAAAAAACAGTGCTTAATGGGATTACGATGACCCTGACTAAGGGGCAACTAACAGCTATTGCGGGAGTGTCAGGACAGGGGAAGACAAGTCTAGCTCAACTGCTCTTGAAACGTCAGCAAGCAACGAGTGGTCATATTCTCTTTGATGATTTAGACAGCGAAAGTTTATCGCAAGAAAGCATCAATCAGCAGGTTCTTTATGTATCGGACCAATCTACCTTGTTGAACCGTAGCATTTACGATAATTTAAGGCTGGCAGCAGATCTCTCTAAAAAAGAAGTCTTGGATTGGATTGATCAGCATGGGTTATTGAGTTTCATTAATTGGCTGCCAGATGGGATTGATACGCTGGTTGGAGAAAACGGCAATCTCTTGTCACCTGGCCAAAGGCAACAGGTCATTTGTGCCAGAGCTTTCTTAAGTCAACGCTCCCTCTATATTTTTGATGAAGCCACTTCGAGTTTAGATGCTGAAAATGAGAGCATCATCTATGATTTGATGAGCCAGTTAGCTAAGACAGCTATGGTCGTTGTCATTACTCACAAGATGTCTCGCCTGAAAAGGGCTGATCAGATTCTCTTTTTAAGTCCAGGCCAAGCTGCTTGCTTAGGTAGGCCTCAAGACCTTTACCGAAACCAAGCATCTTATCGTCAACTGGTTGACACTCAGGCAAGACTGGAGGCAAGTATTTATGGCTAA
- a CDS encoding amino acid ABC transporter ATP-binding/permease protein: MAKSNTSTLTLIGRLLTLMKALLPWIALAVTFAVMGFLITVSIPTSLAYLGLLALKQDAISITDLYLLLALAFLRGLVRYGEHYFGHFVAFHSLAAFRNMIFKKLRALSPARLDQQDSGHLLKMIGEDIEALEVFFAHTIAPICTAILSAGLMFGFFWQSSWKLAFLALLTYACLAILIPIYFANILQLLLKNQNEGRKAYLSYFLESLRSVKDLLQFQILEEQFDHLSQKSKQVNALDRKVAQAQFLQMALTFFWLGLTILAFAYIVFDSIRQGSLSFDKGLLAFVAFTASFAPFLELGRLPLGFKRAMNAARNMFSLLDKTVVADKGTEQLEDLTDIVIKDLSFAYPDRRELVFNHLSVAFQKQGIIGIQGESGSGKSTLVKLIMKWYNWKAGDIFLNDVDSQLLSAANLQSNIAYVPQTAQLFQQTIRENLTFGRQDISDESIWNLAEACDMKERLLACEQGLDTVIKSPADFSAGEGQRLELMRALLKNASCYIFDEPTSNLDSLNEAILIDLIKTHCQGLVFLISHRPSTLACADQLFYVRNGSLKEVKEI, translated from the coding sequence ATGGCTAAATCTAACACATCTACCTTAACCCTCATTGGACGTTTATTAACTTTGATGAAGGCATTGCTTCCTTGGATTGCCTTAGCAGTGACCTTTGCTGTTATGGGCTTCCTCATCACGGTAAGCATTCCAACTAGTCTAGCTTATTTGGGGCTATTGGCTCTTAAGCAAGATGCTATTTCAATAACTGATTTATATCTGTTGCTTGCTTTGGCCTTTCTACGAGGACTTGTTCGTTATGGGGAACACTATTTTGGTCATTTTGTTGCCTTTCACAGTTTAGCTGCTTTTAGAAATATGATCTTTAAGAAATTAAGAGCTCTTTCACCAGCTCGTCTCGACCAACAAGACAGTGGCCACTTGCTAAAAATGATTGGGGAGGATATTGAAGCGCTAGAAGTCTTCTTTGCCCACACCATTGCGCCTATTTGCACAGCCATTTTATCAGCGGGATTGATGTTTGGCTTTTTTTGGCAGAGCAGCTGGAAACTAGCCTTTTTGGCCTTACTAACCTATGCCTGCTTAGCCATTCTTATTCCTATTTACTTTGCTAATATTTTGCAATTATTACTGAAAAACCAAAATGAGGGACGCAAGGCTTACCTGTCATATTTCTTAGAGAGCTTACGATCAGTCAAGGATTTATTGCAATTTCAGATTTTGGAAGAACAATTTGACCACTTAAGTCAAAAAAGCAAGCAGGTCAATGCCCTTGATCGAAAAGTGGCACAGGCACAATTTTTACAAATGGCTTTGACCTTTTTCTGGCTTGGTTTAACCATCTTAGCCTTTGCTTATATTGTTTTTGATAGCATTCGGCAAGGCAGTTTATCCTTTGACAAGGGACTCCTTGCTTTTGTGGCTTTTACGGCTTCGTTTGCTCCTTTTTTAGAATTAGGTCGTCTGCCCTTAGGATTTAAACGTGCTATGAATGCCGCTAGAAATATGTTTAGTCTTTTAGATAAGACAGTTGTGGCAGATAAAGGAACAGAGCAGTTAGAAGACTTGACAGATATTGTGATTAAGGATCTTAGCTTTGCCTACCCTGACCGTCGAGAACTGGTTTTCAATCATTTATCGGTGGCATTCCAAAAGCAAGGCATCATTGGTATCCAAGGGGAATCAGGCTCTGGGAAGTCAACCTTGGTGAAATTAATCATGAAATGGTATAATTGGAAGGCTGGGGACATCTTCTTGAATGATGTGGATAGTCAGTTGCTTAGTGCAGCCAACTTACAGTCTAATATTGCCTATGTGCCACAAACAGCGCAGCTTTTCCAACAAACTATCCGTGAAAATCTGACCTTTGGCCGTCAGGATATTTCAGATGAGTCCATTTGGAATTTGGCTGAGGCTTGTGATATGAAAGAACGCTTGTTGGCTTGTGAACAAGGTTTGGATACAGTTATTAAGAGCCCAGCTGATTTTTCAGCGGGTGAGGGGCAACGTTTAGAGCTGATGCGGGCACTGCTGAAAAATGCCAGTTGTTATATTTTTGACGAACCAACATCCAATCTAGATTCCCTTAACGAAGCGATACTCATTGATTTAATAAAAACACATTGTCAAGGGCTGGTCTTTTTAATTTCGCACAGGCCATCAACTTTAGCTTGTGCTGACCAATTATTTTACGTCAGAAATGGTTCTCTAAAAGAGGTAAAGGAAATATGA